AGACAGAAAAAGAGACCCTTTTGATTTAGAAGAAACCTTATATTCAATTGCAAATCATTTACTTGATTCAAATTATGTATATAATGATTCTAAAAAAAGATATAATGCATTATTTGCTTATAATCATAGTGATTGGTATGTTCGTGTTATTTTAGAATTATCAGATGTTTATTAAAAAATGGACCAGGTGGGATTTGAACCCACAGTCTCCTCGTTGCGAACGAGACATCCTACCGGGTTAGACTACTGGCCCATAATTAAAGCCTTCGGAGGGGATTGAACCCCCGACCTACTGCTTACGAAGCAGCCGCTCTACCACTGAGCTACGAAGGCCTATAATATATTTTAGTACCTTATATCTTAATTATTCTATTTTTTAATCTTTCTTAATGTTTAAATACACTTCTATCCACATAATAATACATGAAAAACACAATAAATACAAATGCAGTATATACCCAACCATATCTTAGAGTTAAAAAAGCATTAGAGAAATTAATGTTTGATAAAAATATACAAATT
This DNA window, taken from Candidatus Micrarchaeia archaeon, encodes the following:
- a CDS encoding lytic transglycosylase domain-containing protein; amino-acid sequence: AREMKELINMSNELGIDLFEIKGSFCGCVGIGQFLPTTWARLFVDFNKDRKRDPFDLEETLYSIANHLLDSNYVYNDSKKRYNALFAYNHSDWYVRVILELSDVY